The following proteins are co-located in the Anoplopoma fimbria isolate UVic2021 breed Golden Eagle Sablefish chromosome 18, Afim_UVic_2022, whole genome shotgun sequence genome:
- the rps29 gene encoding 40S ribosomal protein S29, whose protein sequence is MGHQQLYWSHPRKFGQGSRSCRVCSNRHGLIRKYGLNMCRQCFRQYAKDIGFVKLD, encoded by the exons ATGGGCCACCAGCAGCTCTACTGGAGTCACCCCCGAAAATTCGGTCAGGGATCCCGATCCTG CCGGGTATGCTCGAACAGACATGGTCTGATCCGTAAATATGGGCTCAACATGTGCCGCCAGTGCTTCAGGCAGTACGCTAAAGACATCGGTTTCGTCAAG CTGGACTAA
- the mgat2 gene encoding alpha-1,6-mannosyl-glycoprotein 2-beta-N-acetylglucosaminyltransferase: protein MRFRIYKRKVVILTVVVVICGLAFWSSGRQKKNDSGSFPKEVEPAKRSSSSSVGGGSSSSSINNHIQVPATPAVSKAPAQLPAQLPVIQANDTHQEKAKDKEKIPKPEVDNTTLAYRGIVFQLNFDQTIRNEEKFKAARRKDDLVVVVQVHNRPDYLKLLVDSLRRAKGVESILLIFSHDYWSPEINKVVASVDFCQVLQIFFPFSIQLYPQEFPGHDPKDCPRDIPKYDALKLGCINAEYPDSFGHYREAKFSQTKHHWWWKLHFVWDRVRVLNDHKGVVLLIEEDHYLSPDFIHLLKLMSALKREQCADCDVLSLGGYSHIGHSGKANKVEVKAWKSTEHNMGMVLSRETYQKLIKCTDTFCTYDDYNWDWSLQHLTVSCLPSYWKVMVSEAPRIFHAGDCGMHHKKAACMPLSQKTKIENVLQGSGNQLFPKSLLITKRLPANGAGGVAPHVKNGGWGDIRDHELCKSYVRLQ from the coding sequence ATGAGATTCCGGATCTACAAGAGGAAGGTGGTGATACTGACTGTGGTGGTTGTCATCTGTGGCCTCGCTTTCTGGAGCAGCGGAAGGCAGAAGAAGAACGACAGCGGGTCGTTCCCCAAGGAGGTCGAGCCGGcgaagaggagcagcagcagcagcgttggcggtggcagcagcagcagcagcatcaacaaTCATATCCAGGTGCCTGCTACACCTGCAGTCAGCAAAGCACCTGCTCAGCTCCCTGCTCAGCTCCCTGTTATACAAGCAAATGACACACACCAGGAAAAAGcaaaggacaaggagaagataCCCAAACCAGAGGTGGATAACACCACGTTAGCCTACCGAGGCATTGTCTTCCAGCTGAACTTCGACCAGACAATAAGAAATGAGGAAAAGTTTAAGGCGGCGCGAAGGAAGGACGATCTGGTTGTGGTGGTTCAGGTCCACAACCGACCCGACTACCTTAAGCTGTTAGTGGACAGTTTGCGGAGGGCCAAAGGCGTGGAGAGCATACTGCTGATATTCAGCCATGATTACTGGTCCCCCGAGATAAACAAAGTGGTGGCCTCTGTTGACTTTTGCCAGGTTCTCCAGATTTTCTTCCCCTTCAGCATTCAGCTGTACCCGCAGGAGTTCCCCGGACACGACCCCAAGGACTGCCCCAGAGACATTCCCAAATATGACGCCTTAAAGCTGGGATGCATCAACGCGGAGTACCCGGACTCGTTCGGCCACTACCGCGAGGCGAAGTTCTCCCAGACCAAGCACCACTGGTGGTGGAAGCTGCACTTTGTGTGGGACAGAGTCCGAGTTCTGAACGACCATAAGGGCGTGGTCCTGCTGATCGAGGAGGACCACTACTTGTCCCCGGACTTTATCCACCTGTTGAAGCTGATGTCGGCCCTCAAAAGGGAGCAGTGCGCCGACTGCGACGTCCTCTCGCTGGGGGGGTACAGCCACATCGGACACTCCGGCAAAGCCAACAAGGTGGAGGTGAAGGCCTGGAAGTCCACTGAGCACAACATGGGGATGGTTCTGAGCAGAGAGACGTACCAGAAGCTCATCAAATGCACGGACACGTTCTGCACCTACGACGACTACAACTGGGACTGGTCCTTGCAGCACCTGACCGTGTCCTGCCTGCCCTCCTACTGGAAGGTCATGGTGAGCGAGGCGCCGAGGATCTTCCACGCCGGAGACTGCGGCATGCACCACAAGAAGGCCGCCTGCATGCCGCTCAGCCAGAAAACCAAGATAGAGAACGTCCTGCAGGGCAGCGGGAACCAGCTGTTCCCAAAGAGCCTCCTGATCACAAAGAGACTGCCGGCCAACGGGGCCGGAGGGGTGGCCCCGCATGTGAAGAACGGGGGCTGGGGAGATATCAGGGACCACGAACTCTGCAAGAGTTATGTTCGATTACAGTGA